In Herbaspirillum seropedicae, a single window of DNA contains:
- a CDS encoding cupin domain-containing protein: MNTVAEASVLAQNTFSHVSEGDTPYETGGLRDFFLYRDLGIAAATGGQVVAQLVKANTAPQAGTGWHRHEANFHIVIMLKGWARFMYETEVTLVKAGDCVHQRPGIVHFLFDYSPDMEYLEIVSPADFKTIAMPAPCEVPAPTPWNN, translated from the coding sequence ATGAATACCGTAGCGGAAGCAAGCGTATTGGCGCAGAACACCTTCTCGCATGTGAGCGAGGGCGACACGCCCTATGAAACCGGCGGTCTGCGCGATTTCTTCCTGTATCGCGACCTGGGCATTGCGGCCGCCACCGGTGGCCAGGTGGTGGCGCAACTGGTCAAGGCCAACACCGCGCCGCAGGCCGGCACCGGCTGGCATCGGCATGAGGCCAACTTCCACATCGTCATCATGTTGAAGGGCTGGGCCCGCTTCATGTACGAGACCGAGGTCACGCTGGTCAAGGCAGGCGATTGCGTCCACCAGCGGCCCGGCATCGTGCACTTCCTGTTCGACTATTCGCCCGACATGGAGTATCTCGAAATCGTTAGTCCGGCCGACTTCAAGACCATCGCCATGCCGGCCCCCTGCGAGGTTCCCGCCCCCACGCCCTGGAATAACTGA
- a CDS encoding glutathione S-transferase family protein, with the protein MPKTTLRITSKNYSSWSLRGWLMARFAGLSFEEDIVPPDDPSARAEILLLSSSILVPSLHHGDVLVWDTLAIAEYLNEIRPAAKLLPADLAARAHCRSVCGEMHSGFSALRAALPMNLKGHFPNFKVWSRAEADIVRITTIWKECLAKYGGPFLFGEQRTVADAMYAPVVTRFMTYDVKLDPICTAYAKRIMAMPEMQEWITAAKKEPEDIDELDVEF; encoded by the coding sequence ATGCCTAAGACGACTTTGCGCATCACCAGCAAGAACTACTCTTCGTGGTCCCTGCGCGGCTGGCTCATGGCCAGGTTCGCCGGACTCTCCTTCGAGGAAGACATCGTGCCGCCGGACGATCCGTCGGCGCGGGCAGAGATCCTGCTGCTGTCTTCTTCCATCCTGGTGCCCAGCCTCCACCATGGCGACGTACTGGTATGGGATACGCTGGCCATTGCCGAATATCTCAACGAAATCCGCCCCGCCGCCAAGCTGCTGCCGGCCGACCTGGCCGCCCGCGCGCACTGCCGCTCGGTGTGCGGCGAAATGCATTCGGGCTTCTCGGCCCTGCGCGCGGCGCTGCCGATGAATCTCAAGGGCCACTTCCCCAACTTCAAGGTGTGGTCGCGCGCCGAGGCCGACATCGTGCGCATCACCACGATCTGGAAGGAATGCCTGGCCAAGTACGGCGGCCCCTTCCTGTTCGGCGAACAGCGCACCGTGGCCGATGCCATGTATGCCCCGGTGGTGACGCGATTCATGACCTATGACGTCAAGCTCGACCCGATCTGCACCGCCTACGCCAAGCGCATCATGGCCATGCCGGAGATGCAGGAGTGGATCACGGCGGCCAAGAAGGAACCGGAGGACATCGACGAGCTGGACGTGGAATTCTAG
- a CDS encoding polyhydroxyalkanoate depolymerase, translated as MIPTYQLYQNYADATDPLRACARMMAQALGATWPGIPVHPYWRKMASACEVFARTQLTHARPPFGIATVEEEGCTISVHEEEIHATPFCGLLHFRKDSATVQPKVLVVAPMSGHFATLLRGTVRTLLRDHDVYITDWRNARDVATAHGRFGLDEYVSHIIDFLGVLGPGAHLLAVCQPTVAALTAAAVMAADGHPAQPRSMTLMAGPIDTRVNPTAVNALAKSKPIAWFEKNMISTVPARHAGAGRRVYPGFVQLAAFMNMNLSRHVEAFGKLYHHLVDGEHARADQIKDFYEEYFAMADLPAEFYLETVRTVFQEHALPLGKLSYAGRPVEPRAIRRTALFTIEGEKDDICAVGQTLAAQELCSGIRPYMRLHHVQTAVGHYGVFNGRRWDNEIYPRLRDFINMHHR; from the coding sequence ATGATCCCTACCTATCAGCTCTACCAGAACTACGCCGATGCTACCGATCCGCTGCGGGCTTGCGCCCGGATGATGGCGCAGGCGCTGGGCGCAACCTGGCCGGGGATTCCGGTGCATCCCTATTGGCGCAAGATGGCCTCGGCCTGCGAGGTCTTTGCGCGCACCCAGCTCACCCATGCGCGCCCGCCGTTCGGCATCGCGACGGTGGAAGAGGAGGGGTGCACGATTTCGGTGCATGAAGAGGAAATCCACGCCACGCCCTTCTGCGGCCTGCTGCATTTCCGCAAGGACAGCGCCACCGTCCAGCCCAAGGTGCTGGTGGTGGCGCCGATGTCAGGCCACTTCGCCACCCTCCTGCGCGGCACCGTCAGGACCTTGCTGCGCGACCACGACGTCTACATCACCGACTGGCGCAATGCGCGTGATGTGGCCACCGCCCATGGCCGCTTCGGCCTGGACGAGTATGTCAGTCACATCATCGACTTCCTCGGCGTGCTCGGCCCCGGCGCCCATCTGCTGGCGGTGTGCCAGCCCACGGTCGCGGCGCTGACCGCCGCTGCCGTGATGGCGGCCGACGGGCATCCGGCCCAGCCGCGCAGCATGACCCTGATGGCCGGGCCGATCGATACGCGGGTCAATCCCACCGCGGTCAACGCCCTGGCCAAGAGCAAGCCCATCGCCTGGTTCGAAAAGAACATGATCAGCACCGTGCCGGCCCGCCACGCCGGTGCAGGGCGGCGCGTCTATCCGGGCTTTGTGCAGCTGGCGGCGTTCATGAACATGAACCTGAGCCGCCATGTCGAGGCCTTCGGCAAGCTCTACCACCATCTGGTCGACGGTGAGCACGCCCGCGCGGACCAGATCAAGGACTTCTACGAAGAATATTTCGCCATGGCCGACCTGCCGGCCGAGTTCTATCTGGAAACCGTGCGCACGGTCTTCCAGGAACACGCCTTGCCGCTGGGCAAGCTGAGTTATGCAGGACGACCGGTCGAGCCGCGCGCGATCCGCCGTACGGCGCTCTTTACCATCGAAGGCGAGAAGGATGACATCTGCGCCGTCGGCCAGACCTTGGCCGCACAGGAACTGTGCAGCGGCATCCGGCCCTATATGCGCCTGCACCATGTTCAGACGGCGGTGGGCCATTACGGCGTCTTCAACGGGCGCCGCTGGGACAATGAAATCTACCCGCGCCTGCGGGATTTCATTAATATGCATCACAGGTAG
- a CDS encoding DUF2126 domain-containing protein — MSIHVALNHVTSYKYDRAINLGPQVIRLRPAPHSRTRILSYSLRVLPEPHFINWQQDPESNYLARLVFPEKTTEFKIEVDLVAEMSVINPFDFFLEPYAEQFPFDYAEDLQNELLPYRQKLPLSPLFAQFLQSIPREKVGSANFLVALNQKLANHIGYTIRMEPGVQTPEETLELKSGSCRDSSWLLVQLLRHLGLAARFVSGYLIQLTADQKSLDGPSGPEADFTDLHAWCEVYLPGAGWVGLDPTSGLFAGEGHIPLSCTPEPASAAPVSGLVDPCEVEFEHLMSVKRIWEAPRVTKPYTEEQWADIEKLGHAIDADLHANDVRLTMGGEPTFVSLDHPDEPEWNTAAMGPTKKPLAAELYHRMRNKYAAQGLPHFGQGKWYPGEQLPRWALNCYWRRDGEPIWLNPALIGDETRPNVSDKIVTSHFLHRVAQRLRVDGKNVFPAYEDVFYYMWRERRLPGNVDPFDSRVDDKQERERLMKVFTQGLQSAVGHVLPLARSHDGQGWQSGAWFLRSERCYLYPGDSPLGYRLPLDSLPWVKEGEYPAVYPADPTQAFRPLPGSAEIRRQMGSPQEPLAGLGKAVSRAAAASSAATASTISDMGRANAASPTQPVPAPFESANWLTRTALCAEVRNGVFYLFMPPLAQLEHYLELVAAIEAVAEELKQPVLLEGYEPPHDPRLRKFSVTPDPGVIEVNIQPANNWSELVEQTTHLYDAARASRLTTEKFMLDGHHSGTGGGNHMVLGGITTSDSPFLRRPDLLRSLISYWHNHPSLSYLFSGMFIGPTSQAPRIDEARNDSTVEIELAFNEMDKQVARGDCPPWLVDRLLRNLLIDVTGNTHRAEFCIDKMYSPDSATGRLGLLELRAFEMPPHARMSLTQQLLLRGLVARFWKQPYKPARLVRWGTELHDRFLLPHFIEQDFADVMADMNEAGYPMRAEWFAPHMEFRCPKIGDYAVKGMQIELRTALEPWHVLGEESSGGGTARYVDSSLERLQVKISGMASDRYVLTCNGVSVPLQPTGTVGQFVAGVRYRAWQPPSALHPTIPVDSPLTFDLVDTWNGRSLGGCQYHVVHPGGRNYETFPVNAFEAESRRLARYFRMNHTPGKLQVTPARASIEFPFTLDLRYF, encoded by the coding sequence ATGTCGATCCACGTGGCCCTGAACCATGTCACTTCTTACAAGTACGACCGCGCCATCAACCTGGGGCCGCAAGTCATCCGCTTGCGTCCCGCGCCACACAGCCGCACGCGCATCCTGAGCTATTCGCTGCGGGTGCTGCCTGAGCCGCATTTCATCAACTGGCAGCAGGACCCGGAGTCCAATTACCTGGCGCGCCTGGTGTTTCCCGAGAAGACCACCGAATTCAAGATCGAGGTCGATCTGGTGGCCGAGATGTCGGTCATCAATCCCTTCGACTTCTTCCTCGAGCCCTATGCCGAGCAATTCCCCTTCGACTATGCCGAGGACTTGCAGAACGAACTGCTGCCCTACCGCCAGAAGCTGCCGCTCTCGCCCCTGTTCGCGCAATTCCTCCAGAGCATCCCGCGTGAGAAGGTCGGCAGCGCCAACTTCCTGGTGGCGCTGAACCAGAAGCTGGCCAATCACATCGGCTATACCATCCGCATGGAACCGGGCGTGCAGACGCCGGAAGAAACGCTGGAACTGAAATCCGGTTCCTGCCGCGACTCGTCCTGGCTGCTGGTGCAGTTGCTGCGCCACCTTGGGCTGGCGGCGCGCTTCGTGTCCGGTTACCTGATCCAGTTGACTGCCGACCAGAAATCGCTGGACGGTCCTTCCGGCCCCGAAGCCGACTTCACCGACCTGCACGCCTGGTGCGAGGTCTACCTGCCCGGCGCCGGCTGGGTCGGTCTCGATCCGACCTCGGGCCTGTTTGCCGGTGAAGGTCACATTCCCTTGTCCTGCACGCCCGAACCGGCCTCGGCCGCGCCGGTCAGCGGCCTGGTCGATCCTTGCGAAGTGGAGTTCGAGCACCTGATGTCGGTCAAGCGCATCTGGGAAGCGCCGCGGGTGACCAAGCCCTATACCGAGGAACAGTGGGCCGACATCGAAAAGCTGGGCCATGCCATCGATGCCGACCTGCACGCCAATGACGTGCGCCTGACCATGGGCGGCGAGCCGACCTTCGTCTCGCTGGATCATCCTGATGAGCCCGAGTGGAATACCGCCGCCATGGGGCCGACCAAGAAGCCGCTGGCCGCCGAGCTCTATCACCGCATGCGCAACAAGTATGCCGCGCAGGGCCTGCCGCATTTCGGCCAGGGCAAGTGGTATCCGGGCGAGCAGCTGCCGCGCTGGGCGCTCAATTGCTATTGGCGGCGCGATGGCGAACCGATCTGGCTCAATCCGGCTCTCATCGGTGACGAGACCCGGCCCAACGTGAGCGACAAGATCGTCACCAGCCACTTCCTGCATCGCGTGGCGCAGCGGCTCCGGGTGGATGGCAAGAACGTCTTCCCCGCCTATGAAGACGTGTTCTACTACATGTGGCGCGAGCGCCGCCTGCCCGGCAATGTCGATCCCTTCGATTCGCGCGTGGATGACAAGCAGGAGCGCGAGCGCCTCATGAAGGTCTTCACGCAGGGCCTGCAAAGCGCGGTGGGCCACGTGCTGCCGCTGGCGCGCAGCCATGACGGCCAGGGCTGGCAGAGCGGTGCGTGGTTCCTGCGCAGCGAACGCTGCTACCTGTATCCGGGGGACTCTCCCTTGGGCTATCGCCTGCCGCTGGATTCGCTGCCCTGGGTGAAGGAGGGCGAGTATCCGGCCGTCTATCCGGCCGATCCGACTCAGGCCTTCCGCCCCTTGCCGGGCAGCGCCGAGATCCGCCGCCAGATGGGCAGTCCGCAAGAACCCCTGGCGGGTCTGGGCAAGGCTGTCAGCAGGGCTGCCGCTGCTTCCAGCGCTGCCACCGCTTCCACCATTTCCGATATGGGCCGCGCCAATGCGGCAAGCCCGACCCAGCCTGTGCCCGCGCCCTTTGAATCGGCCAACTGGCTGACCCGCACCGCACTGTGTGCCGAGGTGCGCAATGGCGTGTTCTACCTGTTCATGCCGCCCTTGGCGCAACTGGAACACTACCTGGAACTGGTCGCCGCCATCGAGGCCGTGGCCGAGGAACTGAAACAGCCGGTGCTGCTGGAAGGCTATGAGCCGCCGCATGACCCGCGCCTGCGCAAGTTCAGCGTCACGCCCGACCCCGGCGTGATCGAAGTCAACATCCAGCCGGCCAACAATTGGAGCGAGCTGGTCGAACAGACCACGCACCTCTACGACGCCGCACGCGCCTCGCGCCTGACCACCGAGAAATTCATGCTCGATGGCCATCACTCCGGCACCGGCGGCGGCAACCACATGGTGCTGGGCGGCATCACCACCAGCGATTCGCCTTTCCTGCGCCGCCCCGACCTGCTGCGCAGCCTGATCTCGTATTGGCACAACCATCCTTCGCTGTCCTATCTGTTCTCGGGCATGTTCATCGGCCCGACCTCGCAGGCGCCGCGCATCGACGAGGCGCGCAATGATTCGACGGTGGAAATCGAACTGGCCTTCAACGAGATGGACAAGCAGGTCGCCAGAGGCGATTGCCCACCCTGGCTGGTTGACCGCTTGTTACGTAATCTACTGATCGACGTCACCGGCAACACCCACCGCGCCGAGTTCTGCATCGACAAGATGTATTCGCCCGACAGTGCGACTGGCCGCCTGGGCCTCCTGGAACTGCGCGCCTTCGAGATGCCGCCGCATGCGCGCATGAGCCTGACCCAGCAACTGCTGCTGCGCGGCCTGGTGGCGCGGTTCTGGAAGCAGCCCTACAAGCCGGCGCGCCTGGTGCGTTGGGGAACCGAGCTGCACGACCGCTTCCTGCTGCCGCATTTCATCGAGCAGGATTTCGCCGATGTGATGGCCGACATGAACGAGGCCGGCTACCCCATGCGCGCCGAATGGTTCGCCCCGCACATGGAATTCCGCTGCCCCAAGATTGGCGACTATGCGGTCAAGGGCATGCAGATCGAATTGCGCACGGCGCTGGAACCCTGGCATGTGCTGGGTGAAGAGAGCAGCGGCGGCGGCACGGCGCGCTATGTGGATTCCTCGCTGGAACGCCTGCAGGTCAAGATCAGCGGCATGGCGTCCGACCGCTACGTGCTCACCTGCAACGGCGTGTCGGTGCCGCTGCAGCCCACCGGCACGGTCGGACAGTTCGTGGCCGGCGTGCGCTACCGGGCCTGGCAGCCGCCCTCGGCGCTGCACCCCACCATCCCGGTGGATTCGCCGCTGACCTTCGACCTGGTCGATACCTGGAACGGCCGCAGCCTCGGCGGTTGCCAATACCACGTGGTGCATCCGGGCGGACGCAATTACGAGACCTTCCCGGTCAATGCCTTCGAGGCGGAAAGTCGCCGCCTGGCGCGTTATTTCCGCATGAACCATACGCCGGGAAAATTGCAGGTCACGCCGGCGCGAGCGTCTATCGAGTTTCCTTTTACGTTAGACTTACGCTACTTCTAA
- a CDS encoding circularly permuted type 2 ATP-grasp protein has translation MPQRLLESYPVASDRYDEMLAADGRLRPHWRTLIDQLENLSPDMLRRRANEVRDAIASDGVTYNVYADPKGANRPWELDLLPHLVSSEEWDFLERAVGQRARLMNGLLSDIYGPQTLIAEGLLPPALVFGQHGYLMPCHGWQPPGGVHLHAYAIDLARSVDGTWWVVSDRTQGPSGTGYALQNRQIMARAMPEALRDMHVESPHRYFHTLRAMLTRLAPAQGEVPLIVLLTPGPYNETYSEHAFLAHTLGFPLVEGVDLTVRGEQVFLKTLNGLRRVHAILRRMDDDYCDPLELRADSALGVPGLTQAARLGNVLIANSLGSGVLESTALHGFLPAINERLYGEPLLLPSVASWWCGEKPALDYTLAHFDELVIVPAFSSMRMQPVFGHSVTGAARRRLIESLQLQPHAYAAQEWVRLSQAPVMSRSGDYRLMNRTISLRVFAVADGEGGYQVMPGGLTRVAPRQRRDVVSMQQGGTSKDVWVLREEDRLEAHDAPEGHGAENVTLIKGTVDVSSHSGENLFWMGRYSERVKNLARLLRTTLQYTMDGQTESRGMLGSVSWICSQLGVQMPKSDPRPTITGLQQSLQAAVVDPSAPVSVATQLRQLANAAYQVREHLSLDNWHALTKMPAMVQERINTPAAAQHVLGNVIDACSGLAGHALDDMTRDAGWQFLMVGRHIERMANMAALFDNFLRLPPQRQTAALSWLLEAASSIVTYRVRYRRTPEWLPVLHLLVFDVSNPHGMAYQFRMLQQYMSEIAQQLGLLSMTIPTHLSSQLEAMNLSEFAHEHPNVEQANARLTQLMRDAVSGGYMLSDDLSRHYFTPLTAPVSQGV, from the coding sequence ATGCCCCAGCGTCTCCTGGAAAGCTATCCGGTGGCCAGCGATCGTTATGACGAGATGCTGGCAGCCGACGGCCGCCTGCGTCCGCATTGGCGAACCCTGATCGACCAGCTTGAAAACCTGTCGCCGGACATGTTGCGCCGGCGCGCCAACGAGGTGCGCGACGCCATCGCCTCCGACGGCGTCACCTACAACGTCTATGCCGACCCCAAGGGCGCCAACCGGCCCTGGGAGCTGGACCTGCTGCCGCATCTGGTGTCCTCCGAGGAATGGGATTTCCTGGAGCGCGCCGTAGGCCAGCGGGCGCGGCTGATGAATGGGCTGCTCTCCGATATCTATGGGCCGCAGACCCTGATCGCCGAAGGCTTGCTGCCGCCGGCGCTGGTGTTCGGCCAGCATGGCTACCTGATGCCCTGTCACGGCTGGCAGCCGCCGGGCGGCGTGCATCTGCACGCCTATGCGATCGACCTGGCGCGCTCGGTCGATGGCACCTGGTGGGTGGTGTCGGATCGCACCCAAGGACCCTCCGGCACCGGCTACGCCTTGCAGAACCGCCAGATCATGGCGCGCGCCATGCCCGAAGCCTTGCGCGACATGCATGTGGAGTCCCCGCATCGCTACTTCCATACCTTGCGCGCGATGTTGACGCGGCTGGCCCCGGCCCAGGGCGAGGTGCCGCTGATCGTGCTGCTCACGCCAGGCCCCTATAACGAAACCTATTCCGAACATGCCTTCCTGGCGCATACGCTGGGCTTCCCGCTGGTGGAAGGGGTGGACCTGACGGTGCGCGGCGAGCAGGTCTTCCTGAAGACGCTCAATGGCCTGCGTCGCGTCCACGCCATCTTGCGCCGCATGGACGATGACTATTGCGATCCGCTGGAGCTGCGTGCTGATTCCGCGCTGGGCGTGCCGGGCCTGACCCAGGCGGCGCGCCTGGGCAATGTGCTCATCGCCAATTCGCTGGGCAGCGGCGTGCTGGAATCGACGGCGCTGCATGGCTTCCTGCCGGCCATCAATGAACGCCTGTATGGCGAACCGCTGCTGCTGCCTTCGGTGGCCTCGTGGTGGTGCGGCGAGAAGCCTGCACTGGATTACACGCTGGCGCACTTCGATGAACTGGTGATCGTACCGGCGTTTTCTTCCATGCGCATGCAACCGGTGTTTGGTCACAGCGTCACCGGCGCGGCGCGTCGGCGCCTGATCGAAAGCCTGCAACTGCAACCGCATGCCTATGCTGCGCAGGAATGGGTGCGGCTGTCGCAAGCGCCGGTCATGTCGCGCAGTGGCGATTATCGCCTCATGAATCGCACCATCAGCCTGCGGGTGTTCGCGGTGGCCGATGGCGAGGGTGGCTACCAGGTAATGCCGGGCGGCTTGACCCGCGTGGCGCCACGTCAGCGGCGCGATGTGGTGTCGATGCAGCAGGGCGGCACCAGCAAGGATGTGTGGGTACTGCGGGAAGAGGACAGGCTGGAGGCCCATGACGCCCCCGAGGGGCATGGTGCCGAAAACGTCACCCTCATCAAGGGCACCGTCGACGTCTCGTCGCACTCGGGCGAGAACCTGTTCTGGATGGGGCGCTATTCGGAACGCGTCAAGAATCTTGCGCGCCTGTTACGGACGACCTTGCAGTACACCATGGATGGCCAGACCGAAAGCCGTGGCATGCTCGGCAGCGTCTCCTGGATCTGCAGCCAGCTGGGCGTGCAGATGCCCAAGTCGGATCCGCGCCCGACCATCACCGGCTTGCAGCAGAGCCTGCAGGCGGCGGTGGTGGACCCGTCCGCTCCGGTGAGCGTGGCCACGCAACTGCGCCAGCTGGCCAATGCCGCCTACCAGGTGCGCGAACACCTGTCGCTGGACAACTGGCATGCCCTGACCAAGATGCCGGCCATGGTGCAGGAACGCATCAATACGCCGGCGGCCGCGCAGCATGTGCTGGGCAATGTGATCGATGCCTGCTCGGGCCTGGCCGGTCATGCGCTGGATGACATGACGCGCGACGCCGGCTGGCAATTCCTGATGGTAGGCCGCCACATCGAGCGCATGGCCAACATGGCCGCGCTGTTCGACAACTTCCTGCGGCTGCCGCCGCAGCGCCAGACGGCGGCGCTGTCCTGGCTGCTGGAGGCGGCCAGCAGCATCGTTACCTATCGCGTGCGCTATCGCCGCACGCCGGAATGGCTGCCGGTGCTGCACCTGCTGGTGTTCGACGTGAGCAATCCGCATGGCATGGCCTACCAGTTCCGCATGCTGCAGCAATACATGAGCGAGATCGCGCAACAGCTGGGCTTGCTCAGCATGACCATTCCCACCCATCTGTCCAGCCAGCTGGAGGCGATGAACCTGAGCGAATTCGCCCATGAGCATCCCAACGTGGAACAGGCCAATGCGCGCCTGACGCAACTGATGCGGGACGCCGTCAGCGGCGGCTACATGCTCTCCGATGATCTGTCCCGCCATTACTTCACGCCGCTGACCGCACCGGTCAGCCAGGGGGTCTGA
- a CDS encoding transglutaminase family protein: protein MSDRHVYRIHHQTTYQYALPVRLSHQVLHLTPRELPWQACLSHTVNILPQPQLVRSYEDNFGNIIKAFSLDTDHTSLDVQADSWVALSARGQPQAQMAWDEAAMQMAYHGGRVMMPGMLEASNFLFESSHVRIKREFIRYAAECFGPGVSVLEGVRTLMLRIHEEFAFDPAATTVSTPVTEVFVNRRGVCQDFAHLMLSCLRSIGLAARYVSGYLLTEPPPGQPRLIGADASHAWVSVYCPGVNGAEGSWIDADPTNGVFPDTSHITLGWGRDFLDISPLRGVLIGGGQQSMQVAVTVLPAEEAQGLQLSI, encoded by the coding sequence ATGAGCGACCGCCACGTCTATCGCATCCATCACCAGACCACCTACCAGTATGCGCTGCCGGTACGGCTGTCGCACCAGGTGCTGCACCTGACGCCGCGCGAGCTGCCCTGGCAGGCGTGTCTTTCGCATACCGTCAACATCCTTCCGCAGCCGCAGCTGGTGCGCAGCTACGAAGACAATTTCGGCAACATCATCAAGGCCTTTTCGCTCGATACCGATCACACCAGCCTGGATGTGCAGGCCGATTCCTGGGTGGCGCTGAGCGCACGCGGCCAGCCGCAGGCGCAGATGGCCTGGGATGAGGCGGCCATGCAGATGGCCTATCACGGCGGGCGCGTGATGATGCCGGGGATGCTGGAGGCGTCCAATTTCCTGTTCGAATCCTCCCATGTGCGCATCAAGCGTGAATTCATCCGCTATGCAGCCGAGTGTTTCGGGCCGGGCGTGTCGGTGCTGGAGGGGGTGCGCACGCTGATGCTGCGCATCCATGAGGAATTCGCCTTTGATCCCGCGGCGACCACGGTCTCCACGCCGGTCACCGAGGTCTTCGTCAATCGGCGCGGCGTGTGCCAGGACTTTGCCCACCTGATGCTGTCCTGCCTGCGTTCCATCGGGCTGGCGGCGCGCTATGTGAGCGGCTATCTGCTGACCGAACCGCCGCCGGGACAGCCGCGGCTCATTGGCGCGGATGCTTCCCATGCCTGGGTGTCGGTGTACTGCCCTGGCGTGAATGGCGCGGAAGGAAGCTGGATCGATGCCGATCCGACCAATGGCGTCTTCCCCGATACCAGTCACATCACGCTGGGCTGGGGGCGCGATTTCCTCGATATCTCGCCCTTGCGCGGCGTGCTCATCGGCGGCGGCCAGCAGAGCATGCAGGTGGCCGTGACCGTGCTGCCCGCCGAAGAAGCGCAGGGCTTGCAGCTCTCCATCTGA